A stretch of the Haloarcula ordinaria genome encodes the following:
- the polX gene encoding DNA polymerase/3'-5' exonuclease PolX, producing the protein MSRNDEVATELEAFADLLDAQGVEYKPRTYRRAAENVRDHPAAVEDLAREGADAVGEIEGVGDAISAKIVEYVETGAIGELEDLREELPVDMTGLTAVEGVGPKTVGKLYEELGITTLDELEAAAEAGEIQDVKGFGAKTEQNILDNVDFAREAHERALLGEARPYGEEVRAFLDDVPAVERCALGGSLRRWRPTIGDVDVLVGSTDGDAVVDAFTDWGAGDTVIEAGETKASVRAGGVRVDLRVVVPEEFGAALQYFTGSKDHNVAVRNRAIDRGLKVNEYGVFDVSEVEEESDGQRAGERIAGETEAGVYEALEMAWMPPELRENRGEVAAAASGDLPDLLEEGEIRGDLHVHTDWSDGGYTVAEMVEGAAEFGHDYLAISDHATGPGMVGGVGVPDDELREQLEAVRAVAEDAPIDVFTGVEANIAEDGTISVADDLLADLDVVVASPHAALDGDGTDRLVAAAEHPDVNIVGHPTGRFLNRRPGLDVDVERLAAAAAEHGTALEVNASPARLDLTGGAVKRAIEAGATIAINTDAHSPSNFEQVRYGVHTARRGWAEAADVLNTRDAQEVREFLDG; encoded by the coding sequence ATGAGCCGGAACGACGAAGTCGCGACGGAGCTCGAAGCGTTCGCCGACCTGCTGGACGCGCAGGGCGTCGAGTACAAGCCCCGGACGTACCGCCGGGCAGCCGAGAACGTCCGGGACCACCCGGCGGCCGTCGAGGACTTAGCGAGAGAGGGGGCCGACGCAGTCGGCGAGATAGAAGGCGTCGGCGACGCGATATCGGCGAAGATCGTCGAGTACGTCGAGACGGGTGCCATCGGGGAACTGGAGGACCTCCGCGAGGAGCTGCCCGTCGACATGACCGGGCTGACCGCCGTCGAGGGCGTCGGCCCGAAGACCGTCGGGAAACTGTACGAGGAGCTGGGTATCACGACACTCGACGAGCTGGAAGCCGCGGCCGAAGCCGGCGAGATTCAGGACGTCAAGGGCTTCGGTGCGAAGACCGAGCAGAACATCCTCGACAACGTCGACTTCGCCCGCGAGGCCCACGAGCGCGCACTGCTCGGGGAGGCCAGGCCCTACGGCGAGGAGGTCCGCGCGTTCCTCGACGACGTCCCGGCCGTCGAGCGGTGTGCACTGGGCGGGTCGCTCCGCCGGTGGCGGCCGACCATCGGCGACGTGGACGTCCTCGTCGGGAGCACCGACGGCGACGCCGTGGTCGACGCCTTCACCGACTGGGGGGCCGGCGACACCGTCATCGAGGCCGGCGAGACGAAAGCCAGCGTCCGTGCCGGCGGGGTACGCGTCGACCTCCGGGTGGTCGTCCCCGAGGAGTTCGGGGCTGCCCTCCAGTACTTCACGGGGAGCAAGGACCACAACGTCGCCGTGCGGAACCGCGCCATCGACCGGGGCCTGAAAGTCAACGAGTACGGCGTCTTCGACGTCTCCGAAGTCGAGGAGGAGTCGGACGGTCAGCGTGCCGGCGAGCGAATCGCGGGCGAGACCGAAGCGGGCGTCTACGAGGCCCTGGAGATGGCGTGGATGCCCCCGGAGCTACGCGAGAACCGTGGCGAGGTCGCGGCCGCGGCGAGCGGGGACCTGCCGGACCTCCTCGAAGAAGGGGAGATTCGCGGCGACCTACACGTCCACACCGACTGGTCCGACGGCGGGTACACGGTCGCCGAGATGGTCGAGGGGGCCGCCGAGTTCGGCCACGACTACCTCGCAATCAGTGACCACGCGACGGGGCCGGGGATGGTCGGTGGCGTCGGCGTACCGGACGACGAACTGCGCGAGCAACTCGAGGCGGTCCGGGCGGTCGCCGAGGATGCCCCAATCGACGTGTTCACCGGCGTCGAGGCGAACATCGCCGAGGACGGCACTATCTCGGTCGCCGACGACCTGCTCGCCGACCTCGACGTGGTGGTCGCCTCCCCGCACGCCGCGCTGGACGGCGACGGCACCGACCGCCTGGTCGCGGCCGCGGAACACCCGGACGTGAACATCGTCGGCCACCCGACAGGGCGGTTCCTCAACCGGCGACCCGGCCTCGACGTCGACGTCGAGCGACTCGCCGCGGCGGCCGCCGAGCACGGCACCGCCCTCGAGGTGAACGCCAGCCCGGCCCGCCTGGACCTCACCGGTGGCGCGGTCAAACGTGCCATCGAGGCCGGGGCCACCATCGCCATCAACACCGACGCGCACAGCCCGAGCAACTTCGAGCAGGTGCGCTACGGCGTCCACACGGCCCGTCGGGGGTGGGCCGAGGCAGCCGACGTGCTGAACACGCGCGACGCCCAGGAAGTCCGTGAGTTCCTCGATGGCTGA
- a CDS encoding response regulator codes for MTTDQLRNFDGETVRLSRTVLRGSLRAADNSAPLLRTESADPSADSRIEVPVPLAKLREERQIRVLHVDDDPDLGETVGMFLERIDEDLTVVTETSAVAALGHVREGDVDCIVSDYQMPNTDGLELLELVRDQHPDLPFILFTGKGSEEIASEAIAAGATDYMQKGTGTDTYEVLANRVKNAVEQYRTEQQFWSALSWYQRLVEQELTGVCIVQGGEFVYVNQKLAEILGYGQDELVGQPPSFVVAADQTDLLEQLGAPDGERADSFETDCPVVRADGESRTIEISGGTIEYDGDPAWICVVRELDDE; via the coding sequence ATGACTACGGACCAACTCCGCAACTTCGACGGGGAGACGGTCCGACTCTCGCGGACCGTCCTGCGTGGCAGTCTGCGGGCGGCCGACAACAGTGCGCCCCTGTTGCGGACGGAGTCCGCGGACCCGTCCGCCGACAGTCGCATCGAGGTACCCGTCCCGCTCGCGAAACTGCGCGAGGAGCGACAGATCCGCGTCCTGCACGTCGACGACGACCCGGACCTCGGAGAGACGGTCGGTATGTTCCTGGAACGCATCGACGAGGACCTGACCGTCGTCACCGAGACGAGCGCCGTCGCGGCACTCGGCCACGTCCGCGAAGGCGACGTCGACTGCATCGTCAGCGACTACCAGATGCCGAACACCGACGGGCTCGAGCTGCTCGAGCTCGTTCGCGACCAGCACCCGGACCTGCCCTTTATCCTCTTTACAGGGAAGGGAAGCGAGGAGATCGCGAGCGAGGCCATCGCGGCCGGCGCCACCGACTACATGCAGAAGGGGACCGGCACCGACACGTACGAGGTGCTCGCGAACCGGGTGAAAAACGCCGTCGAGCAGTATCGGACCGAACAGCAGTTCTGGAGCGCCCTCTCGTGGTACCAGCGCCTGGTCGAACAGGAACTGACCGGGGTCTGTATCGTCCAGGGTGGCGAGTTCGTCTACGTCAACCAGAAACTCGCCGAGATTCTCGGGTACGGGCAGGACGAGCTCGTCGGCCAGCCCCCCTCGTTCGTCGTCGCTGCCGACCAGACAGACCTTCTGGAGCAGCTCGGCGCGCCCGACGGAGAACGGGCGGACTCGTTCGAGACCGACTGTCCGGTTGTCCGCGCGGACGGCGAATCGCGGACCATCGAAATCTCCGGCGGGACCATCGAGTACGACGGCGACCCGGCCTGGATCTGCGTCGTCCGGGAACTGGACGACGAGTGA
- a CDS encoding Mut7-C RNAse domain-containing protein, whose protein sequence is MAEAPGDPLLLDAMLGKLATYLRLCGYDAAYALDRDAEGDEDMLALAHTEGRRVVTRDRQLAQRAPDAVLLTEREVTDQLRELAAAGFSLSVTDEPQYCGTCNAPLERVDRTEPTPEYAPDPTETSVWRCRDCGQHFWKGSHWDSVVETVDSL, encoded by the coding sequence ATGGCTGAAGCCCCGGGCGACCCGCTCTTGCTCGACGCGATGCTCGGGAAGCTCGCGACCTACCTGCGGCTGTGTGGCTACGACGCCGCGTACGCGCTGGACCGCGACGCCGAGGGCGACGAGGACATGCTGGCACTGGCCCATACTGAGGGACGGCGTGTCGTCACCCGCGACCGGCAGCTGGCCCAGCGAGCGCCCGACGCGGTGTTACTGACCGAACGCGAGGTGACCGACCAGCTGCGCGAGCTCGCAGCCGCCGGCTTCTCGCTCTCGGTGACCGACGAACCGCAGTACTGCGGGACCTGCAACGCGCCGCTGGAGCGCGTCGACCGGACCGAGCCGACGCCGGAGTACGCCCCCGACCCGACCGAGACGTCCGTGTGGCGATGTCGCGACTGCGGCCAGCACTTCTGGAAGGGGAGCCACTGGGACTCGGTCGTCGAGACGGTCGACTCCCTGTAG
- a CDS encoding ABC transporter ATP-binding protein, whose amino-acid sequence MTGEQGAGDAAPAHSVSLDVDAVTVAHDVPPLRLADVTKRYDSGRAGYVAALSNVDFAVEPGEVVAVVGPSGSGKSTLLNLLGLLDDPTSGRVELWGQSTGGLSDAELTDARRESLGFVFQDFHLLPTLTALENVRLPTAFLPGDATDRARDLLERVGLADRMDHTPDELSGGQKQRVAIARSLVNEPAVLLADEPTGNLDRETGTQILEEVRQISDTGVGVVAVTHDDLVTDYADRTVQLIDGVVQRG is encoded by the coding sequence ATGACCGGCGAGCAGGGGGCCGGTGACGCTGCACCCGCCCACTCGGTATCGCTGGACGTGGACGCGGTGACGGTGGCTCACGACGTCCCGCCGCTCCGCCTCGCCGACGTCACGAAACGCTACGACAGCGGCCGCGCCGGCTACGTGGCGGCGCTCTCGAACGTGGACTTCGCCGTCGAGCCCGGGGAAGTCGTCGCCGTCGTCGGGCCCAGCGGGAGCGGCAAGTCGACGCTGCTCAACCTGCTCGGCCTGCTCGACGACCCGACGAGCGGCCGGGTCGAGCTCTGGGGGCAGTCGACCGGGGGCCTCTCGGACGCCGAACTGACCGACGCCCGCCGGGAGTCGCTGGGCTTCGTGTTCCAGGACTTCCACCTGTTGCCGACGCTCACCGCGCTGGAGAACGTCCGGCTCCCGACGGCGTTCCTCCCCGGCGACGCGACCGACCGGGCCCGCGACCTGCTCGAACGCGTCGGCCTGGCCGACCGCATGGACCACACGCCCGACGAGCTCTCCGGCGGACAGAAACAGCGGGTCGCCATCGCGCGCTCCCTGGTCAACGAACCGGCGGTGCTGCTGGCCGACGAGCCGACGGGCAACCTGGACCGCGAGACGGGGACGCAGATACTGGAGGAGGTCCGGCAAATCAGCGACACCGGCGTCGGCGTCGTCGCCGTCACCCACGACGACCTCGTCACCGACTACGCCGACCGGACGGTCCAGCTAATCGATGGGGTGGTCCAGCGTGGGTGA
- a CDS encoding DUF7503 family protein produces the protein MSDSTMAKYLAEHPRMAGVLFTVLLLLMQAGNAAAANNAAISGP, from the coding sequence ATGTCAGATAGTACAATGGCGAAGTACCTCGCAGAGCACCCACGAATGGCCGGCGTCCTGTTCACCGTCCTCCTGCTGCTGATGCAGGCCGGGAACGCGGCGGCAGCGAACAACGCGGCTATCAGCGGTCCATAG
- a CDS encoding DUF5788 family protein, translated as MREFERKRLLERIEREGATVGAAIPDSIIVQGEEIELQSFVFEIKRRDTIPPGERERVEQAKTNLRRERLQRKQRIENGEVSYEEGQTLADAVIGIDRALNALEQLGPADLEAEQRAQQTADQKRWMKFLRKALGHEDADSGTGRAGRSL; from the coding sequence GTGAGAGAGTTCGAGCGCAAACGACTGCTGGAGCGCATCGAACGGGAGGGCGCGACAGTGGGTGCCGCGATTCCCGACAGCATCATCGTCCAGGGTGAGGAGATCGAACTCCAGTCGTTCGTCTTCGAGATAAAGCGGCGGGACACGATTCCGCCGGGCGAACGCGAGCGCGTCGAGCAGGCGAAGACGAACCTCCGCAGAGAGCGCCTCCAGCGCAAGCAACGCATCGAGAACGGCGAGGTGAGCTACGAGGAGGGCCAGACGCTGGCCGACGCCGTCATCGGCATCGACCGGGCGCTGAACGCGCTCGAACAGCTCGGCCCGGCGGACCTCGAGGCCGAACAGCGGGCCCAGCAGACCGCCGACCAGAAGCGCTGGATGAAGTTCCTGCGCAAGGCGCTGGGCCACGAGGACGCGGATTCCGGTACGGGTCGTGCCGGACGGAGTCTCTAG
- a CDS encoding ABC transporter permease: MGWSSVGDRFPALTLATRNLSRQRIRAALAALGIVIGVFAVVTLGLLGNALSVAATEELGGLGNQVIVSPSQASGEDSLDSRDLAAVQRAASGRGTVVPLRVTGAQVRASGGQTFAQVYGTDRPGTLFGNGSDGIPAFHRQGALVGADVAADLSVREGSTITVEENEYRVVAVLPEVSSISPLQPDSSVILPADEFATSGYSQVVIRANSADDARAVASGVEERLNARQQRVSVFSLTSILDRISEFFDLLNGFLLAIAGISLVVAGVSIFNVMLMSVSERRGEIGVLRAVGIHRRQVLRTLLVEATLLGVVGGAIGALLGTVTVVVTALFTELPLSAVLLPGNAVVPLGAFAFGVVISLVGGLYPAYRAAWEPPVSALRG; encoded by the coding sequence ATGGGGTGGTCCAGCGTGGGTGACCGCTTCCCGGCGCTGACGCTGGCCACGCGGAACCTCTCACGCCAGCGGATACGGGCGGCGCTGGCGGCGCTCGGCATCGTCATCGGCGTGTTCGCCGTCGTCACGCTGGGCCTGCTGGGCAACGCACTCAGCGTCGCTGCGACGGAGGAACTGGGCGGCCTGGGCAACCAGGTCATCGTCAGTCCGTCCCAGGCGTCCGGCGAGGACTCGCTCGACTCCCGCGACCTGGCGGCGGTCCAACGGGCCGCGAGCGGCCGGGGGACGGTGGTGCCGCTCAGGGTGACCGGGGCGCAGGTGCGTGCCAGCGGCGGGCAGACGTTCGCACAGGTGTACGGCACCGACCGCCCGGGGACGCTCTTCGGGAACGGCAGCGACGGCATTCCGGCGTTCCACCGGCAGGGCGCGCTCGTCGGGGCGGACGTCGCCGCGGACCTCTCGGTCCGCGAGGGGAGCACGATAACCGTCGAGGAAAACGAGTACCGGGTCGTCGCCGTCCTCCCGGAGGTGTCGAGCATCTCGCCGCTCCAGCCGGACTCGTCGGTCATCCTCCCGGCCGACGAGTTCGCCACGTCGGGGTACTCCCAGGTCGTGATACGGGCGAACTCGGCTGACGACGCCAGGGCGGTGGCGAGCGGCGTCGAAGAACGGTTGAACGCCCGCCAGCAGCGCGTCTCCGTCTTCTCCCTGACCAGCATCCTCGACCGCATCTCGGAGTTCTTCGACCTGCTCAACGGGTTCTTGCTCGCTATCGCGGGCATCTCGCTGGTCGTCGCCGGCGTCAGCATCTTCAACGTCATGCTGATGTCCGTCTCCGAGCGTCGCGGGGAGATTGGCGTCCTTCGGGCGGTCGGAATCCACCGTCGGCAGGTCCTCCGGACGCTGCTCGTCGAGGCGACGCTGCTCGGCGTGGTCGGCGGTGCCATCGGGGCGCTCCTGGGTACCGTGACAGTTGTCGTCACGGCGCTGTTCACCGAACTCCCGCTGTCGGCGGTCCTCCTGCCGGGGAACGCCGTCGTCCCGCTGGGCGCGTTCGCGTTCGGCGTCGTCATCTCGCTCGTCGGGGGCCTGTACCCGGCGTACCGGGCGGCCTGGGAACCGCCGGTGTCGGCGTTGCGCGGGTGA